Proteins encoded by one window of Azoarcus sp. PA01:
- a CDS encoding porin, with protein MVIAPAMRRQEPPQLSPGRAAPFITKFNLPIRVGRVATGFESTSKKGKSMHKKRLAIAVSCIVAGLASASAAAQSNVTVYGVADAFIGYGKTGDAKFTGVQSGGWAGSRLGFRGTEDLGNGLKAVFTLEYGIELDQNAGLGAAPNLSRQQFIGLQGGFGFIGLGRQYHPGYYVFKYDAIVPVPISPQFALAAAAGSNLVAGGPARVSNSINYKSPNFGGLTLNAIYGFNEVNQDDDRRKGDIAAIGAEYANGPLAIGLIYSQVEEHVGDEDKREAYIGGSYDFGMFKLAGSYQRIEDATAAQDTDNVWHIGGTVPIGTSGKFSVGYGRLDADTDDSDADSWAVVYAHSLSKRTLAYAGYGHISNDDGRAVRSPSFVSAANTSLGDTSRNLMIGLNHLF; from the coding sequence ATGGTTATCGCCCCGGCGATGCGCCGACAAGAACCGCCACAGCTTTCACCAGGGAGAGCAGCACCATTCATAACAAAGTTCAACTTGCCGATACGCGTCGGACGAGTTGCGACGGGCTTCGAATCCACATCAAAAAAGGGGAAATCAATGCACAAAAAACGTCTTGCCATAGCGGTCTCGTGTATCGTCGCCGGTCTGGCTTCGGCTTCAGCCGCAGCCCAGTCGAATGTGACGGTGTATGGCGTGGCTGATGCTTTCATCGGCTACGGCAAGACCGGAGACGCCAAATTCACCGGTGTGCAAAGTGGCGGCTGGGCGGGTTCGCGCCTCGGCTTCCGCGGCACCGAAGACCTGGGCAACGGGCTCAAGGCGGTGTTCACGCTGGAGTACGGGATCGAGCTCGACCAGAACGCAGGCCTGGGTGCAGCCCCCAACCTTTCGCGGCAGCAGTTCATCGGCCTGCAGGGCGGCTTCGGCTTCATCGGTCTCGGTCGCCAGTACCACCCGGGCTACTACGTGTTCAAGTACGACGCCATCGTTCCCGTGCCGATCAGCCCGCAGTTTGCGTTGGCGGCTGCCGCCGGATCGAACCTGGTCGCAGGTGGACCCGCCCGCGTCAGCAACTCGATCAACTACAAGTCGCCGAACTTCGGCGGCCTGACGCTCAACGCGATCTATGGTTTCAACGAAGTCAACCAAGACGACGACCGCCGGAAAGGCGACATCGCAGCGATCGGCGCGGAGTACGCAAACGGCCCGCTCGCGATCGGCCTGATTTACAGCCAGGTGGAGGAACACGTCGGCGACGAGGACAAGCGCGAAGCGTATATCGGCGGTTCTTACGATTTCGGCATGTTCAAGCTCGCCGGCTCATATCAGCGCATCGAGGATGCGACCGCAGCGCAAGACACCGACAACGTCTGGCATATCGGCGGCACCGTGCCGATCGGCACTTCGGGCAAATTCTCGGTGGGCTACGGCCGCCTGGACGCGGATACGGACGACAGCGACGCCGACTCGTGGGCGGTGGTGTACGCCCACTCGCTGTCGAAGCGCACGCTCGCCTACGCCGGCTACGGCCACATCAGCAACGACGACGGACGGGCGGTCCGCTCCCCGTCGTTTGTCAGCGCGGCCAACACTTCGCTCGGCGACACGAGCCGCAACCTGATGATCGGTTTGAACCACTTGTTCTGA